A genomic region of Brevibacillus sp. JNUCC-41 contains the following coding sequences:
- a CDS encoding Rqc2 family fibronectin-binding protein, with product MSFDGLFTKAMTEEIASILKGGRINKVHQPYKNEVILVVRAGGKNHKLLLSAHPSYSRVQMTEESYENPKEAPMFCMLLRKHLEGYTIENIYQYGLDRMIIFEVKGRNELGDVSQKQLIIEIMGRHSNIVLVDKERNMILDSIKHVSHAVNSYRAILPGQEYLAPPAQEKKNPFEATEDDIRKNIDFNAGKLDRQLVSHFSGVSPLVAKEAVYRAGLANSTTLPAAFLKIIQEISEQNYTAMIRQDGNKEVFYMLSLDHLTGNQRTFPSLSQMLDRYYFGKAERDRVKQKSQDVERFITNEIEKNSKKIGKLERTLKDTERGEQYQLFGELLTANLYQMKKGMKEIDVVNYYDEEQSMVTIPLDPLKNPSDNAQKYFSRYQKSKNAVGVVQEQIQKTKLELAYFEALHQQLQSASPRDIEEIREELQEEGYIRQKKKKGMKKPANAKPQLETYYATDGDLIFVGKNNKQNDYLTNKFARRDEIWLHTKDIPGSHVVIRNESPSEKTIKEAAVLAAFFSKAQQSSSVPVDFTQVRHVKKPNGSKPGFVIYDQQQTVYITPDADTVIRLKEAVKD from the coding sequence ATGTCATTTGATGGATTATTCACGAAAGCGATGACAGAAGAAATCGCTTCTATATTAAAAGGTGGACGAATCAATAAGGTACATCAGCCTTACAAAAATGAAGTAATACTGGTTGTTCGTGCTGGAGGTAAGAACCATAAGCTCTTACTATCAGCCCACCCAAGTTATTCGAGGGTGCAAATGACCGAAGAGAGTTATGAAAATCCCAAAGAGGCACCCATGTTCTGTATGCTTCTTAGGAAGCACCTTGAAGGCTATACGATAGAAAATATATATCAATATGGACTTGATAGGATGATCATTTTTGAAGTGAAGGGCCGCAATGAGCTTGGTGATGTCTCTCAAAAGCAGTTAATCATCGAAATCATGGGGCGTCACAGCAACATTGTTTTAGTCGATAAAGAACGAAATATGATTTTGGACAGCATTAAGCATGTTTCACATGCTGTTAACAGTTATCGCGCAATATTGCCCGGCCAGGAATATTTGGCCCCGCCCGCACAAGAAAAGAAGAATCCCTTCGAGGCTACCGAGGATGATATAAGGAAGAATATTGACTTCAATGCAGGAAAGCTGGATCGACAGCTTGTTTCCCATTTTTCTGGGGTTTCACCATTAGTTGCAAAGGAAGCCGTTTACCGGGCTGGACTTGCCAACAGCACGACCCTTCCAGCAGCTTTTTTAAAGATTATCCAAGAAATCTCGGAGCAAAACTATACCGCGATGATCAGGCAAGATGGAAATAAAGAAGTTTTTTATATGCTTTCACTCGATCATCTGACTGGGAATCAACGTACGTTTCCTTCATTGAGCCAGATGCTCGACCGCTATTACTTCGGAAAGGCAGAAAGAGATCGGGTTAAGCAAAAGAGCCAGGATGTAGAACGTTTCATTACTAATGAAATAGAAAAGAACTCCAAAAAAATCGGGAAGCTCGAACGTACATTAAAAGATACGGAACGCGGAGAACAGTATCAGTTATTCGGTGAGCTGCTTACAGCTAATCTATATCAAATGAAAAAAGGCATGAAGGAAATCGATGTCGTCAATTATTATGATGAAGAACAAAGTATGGTCACCATCCCGCTTGACCCGTTAAAAAATCCATCAGATAATGCACAGAAGTACTTCTCCAGATACCAAAAGTCCAAAAATGCAGTCGGAGTCGTCCAAGAACAAATCCAAAAAACAAAATTGGAATTGGCCTACTTTGAAGCCTTGCATCAGCAGCTCCAATCAGCTTCACCCAGAGATATAGAGGAGATTCGCGAAGAACTTCAGGAAGAAGGATACATTAGGCAAAAAAAGAAAAAAGGCATGAAAAAGCCTGCAAATGCAAAACCGCAGCTTGAAACATACTATGCTACAGATGGAGATCTCATTTTTGTCGGGAAAAATAATAAACAAAATGATTATCTAACGAATAAGTTTGCACGCCGTGATGAAATATGGCTTCATACCAAAGATATACCTGGCTCACATGTTGTGATTCGAAATGAATCGCCAAGTGAAAAAACGATAAAAGAGGCAGCCGTATTAGCAGCTTTCTTCAGTAAAGCACAGCAATCGAGCTCAGTGCCCGTTGATTTCACACAAGTTCGCCATGTTAAGAAACCGAATGGTTCCAAACCCGGGTTCGTGATCTACGACCAGCAGCAGACCGTTTATATTACACCTGATGCCGATACTGTCATACGCTTAAAGGAAGCGGTAAAGGATTGA
- a CDS encoding calcium-translocating P-type ATPase, SERCA-type → MEFKEMNNQEMEKALQTNVTHGLDDDEVKDRLRKHGFNELKEGEKQSAILLFFAQFKDFMVIVLLAATLVSGILGEYIDAIAIMAIVFLNGVLGFFQERKAEKSLDALKEMAAPQVNVLRDGQWLKVPSREVVVGDILKFSSGDRIGADLRIFEHSSLEIEESALTGESLPAVKCSDPLMNEVEGIGDQENMAFMGTMVTRGNGVGIVIATGMNTAMGKIADLLQTAETKETPLQRRLEQLGKILIVTALILTVIVVLTGVIQGHDLYTMFLAGVSLAVAAIPEGLPAIVTVALSLGVQRMIKQKAIVRKLPAVETLGCATVICSDKTGTLTQNKMTVTKVWSGGKTWDVGGTGYNPVGEFSLEGVSVAPKNHNALLQMITFGMLCNKAELKEDGKRYILDGDPTEGAMLVAAMKAGLTREHLSKRFTIVKEFPFDSSRKMMSVIVKDDKDNHFVIVKGAPDVLIAQSDTILWEGKSEILNQKSKERVQQDMNGLAAQALRMIAVGYKPLSKGTILLHETEAERNLTFMGLQGMIDPPRPEVKQAVKECRDAGIKTVMITGDHVITAKAIAKELGILKGKDRVLEGRQLADMEIGELEEVVESVSVFARVSPEHKLKIVKALQNKGHVVAMTGDGVNDAPAIKSADIGISMGITGTDVAKEASSLILVDDNFATIKSAINEGRNIYENIRKFIRYLLASNVGEILVMFFAMLCALPLPLIPIQILFVNLVTDGLPAMALGLDSAEEDVMKRNPRNANEGVFGRGLGWKIISRGFLIGISTLIAFYVVYRANPDNLAYAQTIAFATLVLAQLIHVFDCRSERSIFSRNPFGNLYLVGAVLSSLLLMVAVMYVQPLQTIFHTVPISGRDWLLVIGMASIPTFLLAGTFLARKAQ, encoded by the coding sequence ATGGAGTTCAAGGAAATGAATAATCAAGAAATGGAGAAAGCGCTTCAAACAAACGTTACACACGGTTTGGACGATGATGAAGTAAAGGACAGGCTGCGAAAGCATGGTTTTAATGAATTGAAAGAAGGAGAAAAACAGTCAGCCATTCTTTTATTTTTCGCCCAATTCAAAGATTTCATGGTCATAGTTTTACTTGCCGCGACCTTAGTCTCCGGGATATTGGGTGAATATATCGATGCGATTGCCATCATGGCGATTGTTTTTTTGAATGGAGTACTTGGGTTTTTTCAGGAACGGAAGGCAGAGAAATCCCTGGATGCCCTAAAGGAAATGGCTGCGCCGCAAGTTAACGTACTTCGGGACGGCCAGTGGCTGAAAGTCCCTTCGAGAGAAGTCGTAGTAGGGGATATCCTGAAGTTTTCAAGTGGTGACCGAATTGGTGCCGATTTACGGATTTTCGAGCATTCAAGCCTTGAAATAGAAGAGTCTGCACTTACCGGTGAGTCACTCCCGGCAGTTAAGTGTTCTGATCCATTGATGAATGAGGTTGAAGGTATCGGTGATCAGGAAAATATGGCGTTTATGGGAACGATGGTAACAAGAGGAAATGGGGTTGGAATCGTAATCGCTACAGGAATGAATACGGCGATGGGCAAGATTGCGGATCTCCTGCAGACTGCTGAAACAAAAGAAACACCACTTCAACGGAGGCTGGAGCAGCTAGGGAAAATTTTGATCGTCACGGCTTTAATATTAACAGTAATAGTGGTCCTGACTGGTGTCATTCAAGGGCATGACCTCTATACGATGTTTTTGGCCGGGGTATCTTTGGCTGTCGCGGCGATTCCCGAGGGCTTGCCAGCCATTGTGACTGTAGCATTATCTTTGGGCGTTCAGCGTATGATCAAACAAAAAGCGATAGTACGCAAGCTTCCTGCCGTAGAAACGCTTGGCTGCGCAACGGTGATTTGCTCAGATAAGACAGGAACACTTACACAAAACAAAATGACGGTGACGAAGGTTTGGAGTGGAGGGAAAACTTGGGATGTCGGCGGTACTGGTTATAATCCGGTCGGAGAGTTTTCTTTAGAGGGAGTTTCAGTTGCCCCGAAAAACCATAATGCCTTGCTTCAAATGATTACATTTGGCATGCTCTGTAATAAAGCCGAGTTAAAGGAGGATGGTAAACGATATATTTTGGACGGTGATCCGACAGAAGGGGCGATGCTGGTCGCGGCAATGAAAGCGGGCTTGACGAGGGAACACTTGTCTAAGAGGTTTACGATAGTCAAGGAGTTTCCATTTGACTCGAGCCGCAAAATGATGAGTGTCATAGTGAAGGATGATAAAGATAATCATTTCGTCATCGTAAAAGGGGCACCTGATGTATTAATCGCCCAGTCCGACACGATTCTTTGGGAAGGAAAGTCGGAAATATTGAATCAGAAGAGTAAGGAAAGGGTGCAACAGGACATGAATGGGCTTGCCGCGCAGGCACTTCGAATGATTGCTGTTGGTTATAAACCCCTTTCAAAAGGAACGATTTTGCTTCATGAAACCGAAGCTGAGCGCAATTTGACCTTCATGGGACTGCAGGGCATGATCGATCCCCCACGTCCGGAAGTGAAGCAGGCAGTTAAGGAATGCAGGGATGCCGGGATCAAAACTGTCATGATTACTGGCGACCATGTAATAACCGCAAAGGCAATAGCTAAAGAACTTGGTATTTTAAAAGGAAAAGACCGTGTACTGGAAGGACGGCAATTGGCCGACATGGAAATCGGGGAACTTGAGGAAGTTGTTGAAAGTGTTTCTGTATTTGCCCGCGTTTCCCCTGAGCATAAGTTAAAAATCGTAAAAGCCTTGCAAAATAAAGGACATGTCGTTGCAATGACAGGGGATGGAGTCAATGATGCCCCTGCGATAAAATCAGCGGATATTGGTATATCCATGGGTATCACGGGTACTGATGTCGCTAAGGAAGCTTCTTCCTTGATATTGGTTGACGACAATTTTGCCACAATTAAATCGGCCATCAATGAAGGCAGGAATATTTACGAAAACATCAGGAAGTTCATCCGTTATCTGCTTGCTTCCAATGTTGGGGAGATTTTGGTCATGTTTTTTGCGATGCTATGTGCCTTGCCGTTACCTTTGATACCAATCCAGATCTTATTCGTGAACCTTGTTACCGACGGACTGCCTGCGATGGCATTGGGACTGGATTCCGCAGAAGAAGATGTAATGAAAAGAAATCCAAGAAATGCTAATGAAGGTGTTTTTGGAAGAGGGCTTGGCTGGAAGATCATCTCTCGTGGTTTTCTGATCGGGATTTCTACATTGATCGCATTTTATGTAGTATATCGTGCAAATCCGGATAATCTTGCTTATGCACAAACGATTGCGTTCGCCACCTTGGTCCTGGCTCAGCTAATACATGTATTCGATTGCCGAAGCGAACGTTCGATCTTCTCGAGAAATCCATTCGGTAACCTTTATCTAGTGGGGGCGGTACTGTCATCCCTATTATTGATGGTAGCCGTCATGTATGTGCAGCCTTTACAAACAATCTTTCATACAGTACCGATTTCGGGAAGGGATTGGCTATTAGTTATAGGGATGGCATCCATTCCAACTTTTTTACTGGCTGGAACCTTTTTAGCAAGAAAAGCACAATGA
- the gmk gene encoding guanylate kinase has protein sequence MREKGLLIVLSGPSGVGKGTVRKAIFSQPGTAFEYSISMTTRLPRHGEVDGVDYFFKKREEFEALIEEGKLLEYAEFVGNYYGTPVDYVRETIDSGKDVFLEIEVQGAKQVREKFPEGLFIFLAPPSLTELESRIVTRGTETEEAIKGRMKVAKEEIELMDLYDYVVENDHVDAACARINAIVIAEHCRRERVAVLYKKMLEAE, from the coding sequence ATGAGAGAAAAAGGTTTATTAATCGTTTTGTCCGGTCCATCCGGTGTTGGTAAAGGAACAGTAAGGAAGGCAATTTTTTCTCAGCCAGGAACGGCATTCGAATATTCAATTTCGATGACGACACGGCTGCCTCGCCATGGTGAAGTGGACGGAGTGGACTATTTCTTCAAAAAACGCGAAGAATTCGAAGCACTTATCGAAGAAGGTAAATTGCTGGAATATGCTGAGTTCGTCGGTAATTATTATGGAACACCTGTGGATTATGTCCGTGAAACAATCGATTCCGGAAAAGATGTATTTCTGGAAATAGAAGTGCAAGGAGCTAAACAGGTGCGGGAGAAATTCCCTGAAGGACTTTTCATTTTCCTTGCTCCTCCAAGTTTAACTGAACTCGAAAGCCGCATCGTTACTCGCGGAACCGAGACGGAGGAAGCGATAAAAGGAAGGATGAAGGTGGCTAAGGAAGAAATAGAACTTATGGATCTATACGATTATGTTGTTGAAAATGATCATGTGGATGCCGCATGTGCGCGAATTAATGCAATTGTAATTGCCGAGCATTGCCGTCGGGAAAGAGTTGCTGTTTTATATAAAAAAATGTTGGAGGCGGAATAA
- the remA gene encoding extracellular matrix/biofilm regulator RemA, with protein sequence MSIKLINIGFGNIVSANRIVSIVSPESAPIKRIIQDARDRGSLIDATYGRRTRAVIITDSDHVILSAVQPETVAARLQDRDDSVEEG encoded by the coding sequence ATGTCAATAAAGCTCATTAATATTGGTTTTGGGAATATCGTTTCCGCAAACCGGATCGTATCAATCGTGAGCCCGGAATCGGCTCCGATCAAAAGGATCATCCAGGACGCCCGGGACCGCGGATCCTTAATAGATGCTACATATGGTAGAAGAACCAGGGCCGTAATAATTACAGACAGCGACCATGTTATCTTATCTGCCGTTCAACCGGAAACGGTTGCTGCACGGCTCCAAGACAGAGATGACAGCGTAGAAGAGGGGTAA
- the pyrE gene encoding orotate phosphoribosyltransferase, whose amino-acid sequence MLNNKIAEHLLEIKAVYLQPNDPFTWASGIQSPIYCDNRLTLSYPEVRNEIAEGLKGLIEQNFPEAELIAGTATAGIPHAAWVSEKLNAPMCYVRSKAKEHGKGNQIEGRAVPGQKVVVVEDLISTGGSVITAVNALKEAGCDVLGVVSIFTYELEKGKEKFDAEGIINHSLSDYSTLIKVANEKGYITAEELEKLKKWRENPADTAWISA is encoded by the coding sequence ATGTTAAATAATAAGATAGCTGAACATCTATTGGAAATAAAAGCAGTGTACCTACAACCGAATGACCCCTTTACTTGGGCATCTGGAATTCAATCACCCATTTATTGTGACAACCGCTTAACCCTTTCATACCCAGAGGTTCGCAATGAAATAGCAGAAGGATTGAAAGGATTGATTGAACAGAATTTCCCTGAGGCTGAACTGATTGCAGGCACAGCAACTGCCGGCATTCCGCATGCAGCTTGGGTGAGTGAAAAATTAAATGCACCGATGTGCTATGTTCGATCCAAAGCCAAGGAGCACGGAAAGGGCAATCAAATTGAAGGCCGTGCTGTTCCAGGACAAAAAGTGGTGGTTGTGGAAGACTTGATTTCAACCGGGGGAAGTGTGATTACTGCTGTTAACGCGCTGAAAGAAGCTGGCTGTGATGTTCTAGGAGTCGTTTCGATCTTCACATACGAATTGGAAAAAGGAAAAGAAAAATTCGATGCTGAGGGCATTATTAACCATTCATTGAGTGACTACTCGACTTTGATAAAAGTCGCTAATGAAAAAGGCTACATCACAGCAGAAGAATTGGAAAAGCTAAAAAAATGGCGTGAGAATCCGGCTGATACGGCTTGGATTTCTGCATGA
- the rpoZ gene encoding DNA-directed RNA polymerase subunit omega produces MLYPSIDSLLLKIDSKYSLVSVAAKRAREMQIKDNCLVTKPVSHKSVGRALEEIHSGKLTYDNSYEEN; encoded by the coding sequence ATGTTATATCCATCAATTGATTCTCTATTACTTAAAATCGATTCTAAATACTCACTTGTATCAGTGGCGGCTAAACGGGCCAGGGAAATGCAAATTAAAGATAACTGCCTCGTAACGAAACCGGTTTCCCATAAATCGGTAGGTCGTGCCCTTGAAGAAATTCATTCCGGTAAATTGACTTATGATAATTCTTACGAGGAAAACTAA
- the coaBC gene encoding bifunctional phosphopantothenoylcysteine decarboxylase/phosphopantothenate--cysteine ligase CoaBC: protein MLIDKKVLLCVTGGIAVYKAAALTSKLTQEGAHVKVIMSESARKFVTPLTFQALSRNDVYTDTFDEKDSSVIAHINLADWADIILLAPATANVIGKVANGIADDMITTTLLATEAPVWVAPAMNVHMYAHPAVQKNMETLRSFGYQFIEPGEGYLACGYVGKGRLEEPETIVEHLNRYFGERKSQKQPLKGKKYLITAGPTREAIDPVRYVTNHSSGKMGYALAEEAIKMGAEVTLITGPVNLTPPFKARVIPVESAADMYDAAFEQFDSSDVVIMTAAVADYKPKIYHAQKMKKQPGENVIEFERTKDILKELGENKTHQILVGFAAETNNVEEYARGKLVKKNADMIVANNVTIAGAGFGTDTNIVTIYDKDGSATELPKMSKADIAKSILAEVSRMQKE, encoded by the coding sequence ATGCTTATCGATAAAAAAGTACTTCTTTGTGTCACCGGCGGGATTGCTGTATATAAGGCTGCTGCCCTGACAAGTAAATTAACTCAGGAAGGTGCCCATGTAAAAGTGATCATGAGTGAATCGGCACGTAAGTTCGTGACGCCGCTCACCTTTCAGGCACTTTCGAGAAATGATGTTTATACAGATACTTTTGATGAGAAGGATTCTTCAGTCATTGCCCACATCAACTTGGCTGATTGGGCTGATATCATCCTTTTGGCTCCAGCTACAGCCAATGTCATTGGCAAGGTAGCCAATGGAATCGCGGATGATATGATCACGACCACTCTGCTGGCAACGGAAGCTCCTGTTTGGGTTGCGCCGGCAATGAACGTGCACATGTACGCCCATCCAGCGGTTCAGAAAAATATGGAGACACTTCGGTCATTTGGATATCAATTCATTGAACCGGGTGAAGGGTATTTGGCCTGCGGTTATGTAGGAAAAGGGCGATTGGAGGAGCCGGAAACAATCGTGGAACATCTTAATCGATATTTCGGTGAACGCAAATCACAGAAACAGCCTCTTAAAGGAAAGAAATATTTGATAACGGCAGGACCGACTCGTGAAGCGATTGATCCGGTGCGTTATGTGACGAATCATTCCAGCGGCAAAATGGGCTATGCCCTAGCCGAAGAGGCAATTAAAATGGGAGCTGAAGTGACATTGATTACTGGTCCCGTGAACTTGACGCCACCTTTCAAAGCTAGAGTAATACCAGTGGAATCTGCAGCGGATATGTATGATGCGGCATTCGAACAGTTCGATTCCAGCGACGTCGTAATCATGACGGCTGCAGTTGCGGACTATAAACCAAAGATTTATCATGCTCAAAAGATGAAAAAGCAGCCAGGGGAAAATGTGATTGAATTTGAACGGACAAAGGATATCCTTAAGGAACTCGGTGAAAATAAAACTCATCAAATTTTGGTAGGTTTTGCGGCTGAAACGAACAACGTCGAAGAATATGCAAGAGGAAAATTAGTCAAAAAGAATGCAGATATGATCGTTGCCAATAATGTTACCATCGCAGGGGCAGGGTTTGGAACGGATACGAACATCGTGACCATTTACGATAAAGATGGAAGTGCGACCGAACTTCCAAAAATGAGTAAAGCGGATATAGCTAAAAGCATTCTGGCAGAAGTATCCCGCATGCAAAAGGAATGA
- a CDS encoding YicC/YloC family endoribonuclease yields the protein MVTSMTGYGREEAENEQVKVFAEIKTVNHRFCEYTIRMPRQLLVLEEKVKKKANQYIRRGRVEIFITVEGESLVSKKVKIDWNLADQYVGLMDEVKRKYNLESSITLQDMLQLESIFMTEEVPAVPADLESLLLKAVTGALENLEIMRNLEGQELALDMKRQLKRFDEIVAGVKMHAPSVVEKYKARLELKLAELTEGLIEDSRIVTEAAIFADKCDINEELTRLDSHVQQFSRTLTHSEPIGRKLDFLVQEMNREVNTIGSKANDSAITKEVVEMKSLLEKLKEQVQNIE from the coding sequence ATGGTTACCAGTATGACGGGCTATGGAAGAGAAGAAGCGGAAAACGAACAGGTCAAGGTTTTTGCCGAAATTAAGACCGTGAACCATCGTTTTTGTGAATATACGATTCGGATGCCGCGCCAGCTTTTGGTTTTGGAAGAAAAGGTGAAGAAGAAGGCGAATCAATACATAAGAAGGGGACGGGTGGAAATCTTCATCACAGTGGAAGGTGAGAGCCTGGTTTCCAAAAAGGTGAAGATCGATTGGAATCTTGCGGATCAGTATGTGGGTTTGATGGATGAAGTCAAGCGAAAGTATAATCTGGAAAGTTCGATTACATTACAGGATATGCTGCAACTTGAATCGATTTTCATGACGGAAGAAGTACCCGCGGTTCCTGCCGATTTGGAATCCCTGTTATTGAAGGCTGTCACGGGGGCATTGGAAAATCTGGAAATAATGCGGAATCTGGAAGGTCAGGAACTGGCCTTGGACATGAAACGCCAGCTGAAAAGGTTCGATGAGATTGTAGCAGGGGTCAAAATGCATGCACCTTCAGTCGTCGAGAAATATAAAGCCCGGTTGGAACTCAAGCTGGCCGAGTTGACTGAAGGGTTGATTGAAGATAGCAGGATTGTTACAGAAGCGGCCATTTTTGCTGATAAATGTGATATAAATGAAGAACTGACCAGACTCGATAGCCATGTACAGCAATTTTCAAGAACGCTTACCCATAGTGAACCAATTGGAAGAAAACTTGACTTCCTTGTCCAGGAAATGAACAGGGAAGTCAATACGATTGGATCGAAGGCAAATGATTCGGCCATTACCAAAGAAGTGGTGGAAATGAAAAGTCTTCTTGAAAAATTAAAGGAACAGGTTCAAAATATCGAGTAG